Proteins encoded within one genomic window of Fibrobacterota bacterium:
- a CDS encoding AtpZ/AtpI family protein has translation AFLNLGWLIMLNMLVFAGGGLWLDRRFRTAPWLMLTGVLLGFFGSGYTLLRAVKKLEATEAKKPRKGDETKENGNGRGL, from the coding sequence GGCCTTCCTCAATCTGGGTTGGCTCATCATGCTGAATATGCTGGTCTTCGCGGGAGGGGGCCTATGGCTGGATCGCCGTTTCCGTACCGCGCCTTGGCTAATGCTTACCGGCGTGCTGCTGGGGTTTTTCGGGAGCGGCTATACGCTTCTGAGAGCGGTGAAAAAGCTGGAAGCCACGGAAGCGAAAAAACCCCGAAAAGGCGATGAAACAAAGGAGAATGGCAATGGGCGCGGCCTTTAA